The Dyadobacter sandarakinus DNA window GAACTGGAAATCAGGCTGGGCATTGAGCCCTGGCATGTGCTCGGTGAGGAGCTTTCCAACTCGGGTACTGCGCGGTTTGTGGATTCGTCACTGGAAAGGATACAGGTAAAAGTGAGTGGTTTTGTAGAAGGCCGCCATATCCTGGTTTGTAATGGATGCCGGGTTCCGCTTCGCTCCGCGGGTATCAAGGGAGGTTTTGTGGCCGGAGTACGCTACAAAGCCTGGAATCCGCCCTCGGCTTTGCATCCCACGATCGGGGCGGATGCTCCGCTGACCTTTGACATTGTAGATACGTGGAACAACCGGATCCTGGGCGGATGTACTTACTTTGTTTCCCACCCGGGCGGACGCAGCTTTGATACGCATCCTGTTAATAGCTTTGAAGCAGAGTCCAGGAAAATCGCCCTTTTCCAGGGATTCGGGCATACGCCTTCTGCCCGGCAGGAGGTGCCGATTCTTGAAAAGAATACCGGTAGCGTGTCGCGGTTTGTAGCCGAAACCAAAAAGGATATGAAGAGCGATACGCCCATTGAGCTCATTGATCCCGAGTATCCGAATACTTTGGATTTGCGTAAATTCTGGAAATCGAAATAAGTATGCAGTGCCCGGAAGCCCTCTTGAACCATCATTTATCCTGAAAGTACAATGCTGACCGATGTTGCCGTGAACCTTCTGCAGGCTTACCGGAGTGGACTGGCTTCCTATGATGAAGTCCTGGATATGCATGGACGTGTGAAGCCGCACTGGAATGCACTTTTTTCATCATTGGAAAAACTGGGCATCCATGAGCTGAAAAGCAGGAATCAGGAGATTATCAGCAAGCTGCGGGAAAACGGTGTTACCTATAATGTGTACGGCACGCCTGACGGCATGAACCGCCCCTGGCAGCTAGACCCTATTCCTTTTCTCATTGAACAGAAAGAATGGAACGGGATCGCCAAAGGCCTGCAGCAAAGGGCCGGGCTGCTCAACCTGATCATGAAAGACCTTTACGGTCCCAGAAAGCTGGTCAGGGATGGCATTATCCCTGCAGAGCTGGTGTACGATAATACAGGGTTTTTCAGGAGCTGTGCCGATGTACGCCTACCCGGCGAGCAGCTGGCGCTTTTTGCAGCGGATATGGCCCGCGGTCCCGACGGGCAGATGTGGATTGTTGATAACCGTACCCAGGCACCTTCGGGATCGGGGTATACCCTTGAAAATCGGATCGTGATGAGCAAGCTGCTGCCTGAGCTGGCGGATGGGATGTATGTGAGCAAACTTTCACCTTTTTTCAACAGCCTGCAGAACAAGGTTTCCGTGTTGTCGAATAAAAGTAAGGATGCTCCCAATATCGTATATCTCACTCCCGGCCCGAACAATGAAGCCTATTTTGAACATGCTTACCTGGCTTCGTACCTGGGCTACACGCTTGCACAGGGAGAGGATCTGCTTGTCAGGGATGGTTGTGTGTGGCTGAAATCCATTGATGGTTTACAAAAAGTAGATGTGATCGTACGCCGGATCGACGACGACTGGTGTGATCCGCTGGAACTCCGGGAAGATTCACGACTGGGCGTACCCGGACTTTTACAGGCGATCCGGATGGGTAATGTGCATGTACTGAATCCTCCGGGATCCAGCGCATTGGAGAACCATGCATTTCTGGCATTCATGGAAAACATCTGCCAGTATTTTCTGAAGGAAAAACTACTGATGCCCTCCGTGGCAACCTGGTGGTGCGGACATACCAAGGAGCTCAGCTATGTGCTGGACCACCTGGATGAGCTCATCATCAAAAAAGCCAACCGTAAGACCCGGTACCGCTCGCGGTATGGCCGGCAGCTGAGCGCTGCCGAAAAAGATGAGCTGCGGCGCGAGATACTGGCGAGGCCGCGGGAGTTTATAGCGCAACAGGAAGTAAGCCTCTCTACCACCCCCTCACTGATCGACGGGCACATTGAACCCCGCTATGCCGTGCTCAGGGCATTTCTGGTAGCCGATGAAAACGGGTACCATGTAATGCAGGGCGGATTGACGAGGAGCTCGGCGGTAAAAGACCGTTTTGTGGTGTCCAATCAGTATGGAGGATTGTCCAAGGATACCTGGATTGTGTCGGACAAGACGCAGGGAATGCAGGAAAAGATCGTTCTGGCTGCTCCGCCGCCTGTCAACAAGCATATTTCGCTTCCAAGCCGGAGTGCCGAAAACCTCTTCTGGGTAGGCCGCTACTGTGAGCGTACCATGGCGGTGATCAAGTTTATGAACATTACCATTAACGTGCTCAACCTCGACCGCAACTTCGGGGGGTATGCACGGCAGGAGCATATTAAAATACTTTTACAATCACTGACCCATCTTTCAGCTGCCTACCCGGGCTTTCTGGATGAGCAGGAGCAACTATGGGCTGACCCTTACAGGGAAATTATTGATCTTGTATCCAATACTTCCAGGCCCGGTACCATCGCATCCAATATCGGGTCGTTCCTGAATGCAGTGGGCGCAGTGCGCAATCAATGGGATCTGGAAGTGTGGCGTATCGTAGACCTGATTGACAAGGGATACCGTGAAATCCGCAATGCGCAGGCGCTGGTAAACAGCAACAATATTCAGCGGACACTCGACAGTTTGTACAACAACATGCTGACCTTCCTGGGCGTAATTACGGAAAGTATGCCGCGCGACAACAGCTTTCTGCTGCTCGACACGGGCAAGCTGATTGAGCGGATCATGTCGCGGGTAAGTGTCATACAGTCCAACTTTGGTACAAAAAATACGGAAAGTGTTGAAAGTGAACTCATAGAGGCTACATTGATCAACCACCACCTGCTCGTGAACTACCGGCAGATCTACAAGTCTCAGCTGAATGCAGAGGCAATGCTGGATATGATCCTGCTGGAAAGTTCGCTGCCTTTTTCATTGGTACATATGCTCGATGAGCTCGAACGCAATGTGGCCCGGCTGCCTGCCACCACGCGCGGCGAGCGGCTCAACGAGGCCCAGAAGCATGTATTGCAGGCTTCTACGCTGATCAAACTGGCCAATATTCAGGACCTGACCAGGCACAATGCACAAATGGAGCGGGAAAAGTTATTTAACCTGCTTTCCGAAGTAGCGGGGCTGATCTCGTCTGTGTCGGTTACATTGACCAATCTTTATTTTACCCACACCATGCCGCATTCGTTTTTTGAACCGGTGGATTACGAAAAAGATGAAATATAGGCTGCTCCATAAAACCGAATACAAGTATGCCGAGCCGGTGAACAATTACCAGAGCCTGCTTTGCATTACACCAAGGACTTTGCCCGGGCAGCTTTGCAGCAGTTTCAGCATGTCGGTTACGCCGGAGCCATCGCAGATTGTGGAGCGGACGGATTTTTATGGTAATACCGTGCATTACTTTTCACTGCACTCGCCCCACAAGAAGCTGACCGTACTGGCAGAAAGCATTGTAGAGCGGCTGGGCGAGGGTACCGGCTCCCTGTTCAGGCAGTCGCAGCTGACTTGCGCGGCAGCCAGGGAGCGTGTGGCGGCAGACCGGAGCTTACGCATTTCACTCATGGAGTACATGCTGCCCAGTCCGCTGGTCACGTGGAACGATGATATTGCCGGATTTGCCCGCGACTGTTTTGCAGAGCATACCCTGTTGTTTGATGCGGTACATGCATTATGCAGGAAAATTTATACCGAGTTTGCGTTTGTGCCTCACTTTACAACTGTGAACACGCCTGTGCGTGAGGTACTGGCCAGCAGGAAAGGGGTATGTCAGGACTTTTCACACCTTGCAATCGCGTGTATACGGAGCTGCGGCTTTGCGGCCCGGTATGTGAGCGGCTACCTCGAAACCCTGCCGCCCCCCGGCAAGGCCAAGTTGCAGGGGTCCGACGCCTCACATGCCTGGATATCAGTCTACATTCCCGATTATGGCTGGTGCGATTTTGATCCTACCAATAACATGGTGCCCGGTGAACGGCATATTGTCACTGCATGGGGCCGCGATTACAGCGATGTGCCTCCGCTGAAAGGCATAATTTTCAGTTACGGAAAGCATTCATTGTCGGTGGAAGTGGACGTGATACCACTTTCCTGACTTTATGAAGGTATCCTTTTCTTTTAGGGCAAAGGCTGCGGGAAAGATTTGAGAATTGACCTTGTTTCTCTAATTTTACCTCATCATATCAAATAAGTATACATAACCTCTTTTATGTAACCGCTAAGCCCCGAATCAACATCTACTGCCTGATTTCAGCTTTGGTTTCTGCAAAGAATTAATAATTATAAATCACGAATGAAAGAAATAGCATTCAGAGATGCCATTCGCGACGCTATGTCGGAAGAAATGCGCCTTGATAAGAGCATATTTTTGATGGGTGAAGAAGTTGCAGAGTACAACGGCGCGTACAAGGCCAGCCAGGGAATGCTGGATGAATTCGGTCCGGAGCGGGTCATTGACACGCCTATCGCTGAGCTTGGTTTTGCGGGTATCGCTGTCGGTGCAGCCGGAAACGGCCTTCGACCGATCGTGGAATTTATGACCTTTAACTTTTCACTGGTCGCGATTGACCAGATTATCAATAGTGCTGCCAA harbors:
- a CDS encoding circularly permuted type 2 ATP-grasp protein translates to MLTDVAVNLLQAYRSGLASYDEVLDMHGRVKPHWNALFSSLEKLGIHELKSRNQEIISKLRENGVTYNVYGTPDGMNRPWQLDPIPFLIEQKEWNGIAKGLQQRAGLLNLIMKDLYGPRKLVRDGIIPAELVYDNTGFFRSCADVRLPGEQLALFAADMARGPDGQMWIVDNRTQAPSGSGYTLENRIVMSKLLPELADGMYVSKLSPFFNSLQNKVSVLSNKSKDAPNIVYLTPGPNNEAYFEHAYLASYLGYTLAQGEDLLVRDGCVWLKSIDGLQKVDVIVRRIDDDWCDPLELREDSRLGVPGLLQAIRMGNVHVLNPPGSSALENHAFLAFMENICQYFLKEKLLMPSVATWWCGHTKELSYVLDHLDELIIKKANRKTRYRSRYGRQLSAAEKDELRREILARPREFIAQQEVSLSTTPSLIDGHIEPRYAVLRAFLVADENGYHVMQGGLTRSSAVKDRFVVSNQYGGLSKDTWIVSDKTQGMQEKIVLAAPPPVNKHISLPSRSAENLFWVGRYCERTMAVIKFMNITINVLNLDRNFGGYARQEHIKILLQSLTHLSAAYPGFLDEQEQLWADPYREIIDLVSNTSRPGTIASNIGSFLNAVGAVRNQWDLEVWRIVDLIDKGYREIRNAQALVNSNNIQRTLDSLYNNMLTFLGVITESMPRDNSFLLLDTGKLIERIMSRVSVIQSNFGTKNTESVESELIEATLINHHLLVNYRQIYKSQLNAEAMLDMILLESSLPFSLVHMLDELERNVARLPATTRGERLNEAQKHVLQASTLIKLANIQDLTRHNAQMEREKLFNLLSEVAGLISSVSVTLTNLYFTHTMPHSFFEPVDYEKDEI
- a CDS encoding transglutaminase family protein translates to MKYRLLHKTEYKYAEPVNNYQSLLCITPRTLPGQLCSSFSMSVTPEPSQIVERTDFYGNTVHYFSLHSPHKKLTVLAESIVERLGEGTGSLFRQSQLTCAAARERVAADRSLRISLMEYMLPSPLVTWNDDIAGFARDCFAEHTLLFDAVHALCRKIYTEFAFVPHFTTVNTPVREVLASRKGVCQDFSHLAIACIRSCGFAARYVSGYLETLPPPGKAKLQGSDASHAWISVYIPDYGWCDFDPTNNMVPGERHIVTAWGRDYSDVPPLKGIIFSYGKHSLSVEVDVIPLS